In the Streptomyces sp. NBC_00193 genome, CGTTGCCCCGGTTGACCAGGGAGTACGTGATCTTGGCGCGGGCGTCCTTGACCCACGGCAGCAGCGGCGCCGCCCGGCTGACCTTCACGTCCTCCACGCTCAGCCCGGGGGTCACCGGCCCCGGAACCCGGAAGTACAGCCGGGCGCCGACCTGGCGCTTCACCCCGACCTGGACCTTGCCCTCCTGCTGGATGCCCTCCACCTCGGTGTTGAGGGCGACGATCCCGCCCACGTGGTCACCGGGCGTCGCGTCCGCCGGGACCTTCACGGAGAACGGGAAGTCCTTGCGGCCCTTGGGCGGCACGGTGACGGTCGCCTTGGCCTCGGGTGGCAGCACGACCCACGTGCCCACGTCCTTGGGCTTCGTCTCCACCGGCAGCAGCGCGAACCCGCCGCCCACCGGGGTGTTGACGGCATCGGTGGCGAATATCTGGAACGTCAGCTCCTTGTCGGAGGAGTTCACGATCGTCGCGCTGTCGCTGATGGTGGTGCCGGCCTCGCCCTGGTGGAAGAAGTACGCCCGGTCCGTGATCGCCGCACCGGCCGGGGGTGTCGGGAAGACGCCCCAGGTGCCGTTGTCCGCGGCCGTCGCGGGAAGGGCCGGGA is a window encoding:
- a CDS encoding DUF916 domain-containing protein; translated protein: MRTRTLLIGLLLGLAALLLPALPATAADNGTWGVFPTPPAGAAITDRAYFFHQGEAGTTISDSATIVNSSDKELTFQIFATDAVNTPVGGGFALLPVETKPKDVGTWVVLPPEAKATVTVPPKGRKDFPFSVKVPADATPGDHVGGIVALNTEVEGIQQEGKVQVGVKRQVGARLYFRVPGPVTPGLSVEDVKVSRAAPLLPWVKDARAKITYSLVNRGNVVVEPKVTVSAEGLFGRRVLDRPSRELKLVLLPGQRIELTEEWADAPQSDWVTVDITAGASAYPDLVSSSATGFLAVPWTALGALLVLAGAAIAARVLRRRRRAAAERPEPAPDLAEAR